The following nucleotide sequence is from Populus nigra chromosome 15, ddPopNigr1.1, whole genome shotgun sequence.
ACCTATGTTCTTCTTCCAGCTTcagatattatttttcttggaatcCCTGCCATGGTCTTCAGTTACCGTCCTGAATCCAACAAATTCGAAGAGGCTTTTGCAATGGCTAGCATTTTGAACACctttaaacatttttatttattttagtgaaTAAATTGTCGTTGCTAAtaacaaatcatttttatttttataaagatttcaTTCAAACATGCTCATAtaacatataagaaaaaaagaaaaaattcatgaaaatttaaactaatttctttgaagttttatgcaactaaaaaaaatacagaaatatcaataactatttaaaaaataaaattaattcaatttatttaagaaatacaacaaagagcaaaaaaatattctttggaGACAATTaatggaaagggaaaaaaaaagtgaagcaTTGATCacgtctttttttattattattattattattttggcatAGGAATCAGCTACCcctgcttttttttaatatcaagtaaCAAGTGACTTGTTTCCTACTACTATCAatattctagtaaaaaaaatatataaatacagTACACATGCATATAATGCAAATATATGCATCTCAAATCAGATTTAAAGTCAGGCTTAACAACATTCGCAATCAATTATTCATCGGATAAAATAATCATCCGAAACAAAATTCACCCATTTGAAACAGTATTGGCAACCACGCAACAAAATACACTTAAGTTGCTAATTCATGAGCAGTTTGGCAGCAAGATCTTTGTAGCTGACTTTCTTCTTCACTGGCAGTAAACTGGGATTTTCAGCTGGCTTCTCGGTATCTAGGGTTGGAGTTGTATTTTCCACCTTCTTCATACTGAGGCTTGACTGTGCATAGGGACCTTCAGCTTGCTTTTCATTGTCAATTGTTGGATTTGTGGTCTCCCCCTTCTTCATACCAAGGCTTGGAATCATGTCCATTAAGATGGCATGAACTGGATCGACCATGACTTCTAGTTTCTCAGGCTTCTCAGTCACCTGGTCATAATACCTTCCGCTCATTTCAACATCAGGAGCTTTATCTAACCACTCTTCATGTCTGTTCTCTTCAGCAGTCGCCTCCTTTGCTTTACCTCTCCACGATGATTCTGAATCTTCTAccattttagtttgttggatatcCAAATTGTACTTGCTATCTGGCCCGTGAATTTCTTCATTTCCTTCACTCATTtcgttttcttcaatttcatcatcatgcAAACAGCTTTCTTCTGATTTCTCTTCAAGTATTTTAGCAGGCTTGTTTGCTATACGTGTCCGTGTTCTTCGAGCTTGGCCAGCACCTATTTTTCCCTTCCTTGTGCTCCCACCAGCAGGCCTCCCTCCATGAATTTCATAACTTCCTTCACTCATTTCGTTTTCTTCACTTTTCTCATCATGACAGCAGCTTTCATCTGGTTTTTCTTCAGATATTTTAGCAGGCTTGTTTACGATGCATGCACGTGTTCTTCGAGCTAGGCCAGCACCCATTTTTCGTTTCTTTGTTATCCCACCAGCAGGCTTCCCTCCATGAATTTCTTCATTTCCATCACTcatatcattttcttcatttttatcatCATGAGAACAGCTTTCGTCTGATTTTTCTACGGATATTTTAGCAGGCTTGTTTACAATTCGTGCCCGTGTTCTTCGAGCTTGGCCAGCgcctatttttcctttttttgtgctCCCACCAGCAGGCCTCCCTCTTTTCCTTGTTGTCTCCTTTTCAAGTAAGCCCAGTTTATTTGAATCTTTTAAAGCAGCTTTGCTTCCTTTCTCCTTGGCTTCACTATCAGTAACTGATGGCAATCTCTGATTTTTTGCACCATCTGAAATGGGAGTTGCTTCTTCCATATCTAGGTCACATACActtgaggaaaagaaaaggcagaatGAATGAGCGGTATTAGTTACACtgcttataaataaaatagaagaattTTAGAAGAGGCATGCATGAAAACGTGAGCAAGTTATGGTCCAACCAAAGTCTGATATATTATGATATTAAGTGGAAGAAATAATTCTATCATCGTTGTCAATACTAAGCATAAACCAGCATCTCAGAAACCATCATGACAACTTTCCACATTTTGATCACTATTTCCACTATGTTAAAAATGATaatcccaaaataaaaaagaataaagttgaGCAGTAACAAATTACAATGGCTCGCCTACAtgcaattgaataaaaaaaaaaaattcatactgAAGATGGTCAGCAGTTAAGTCATAGCAAAGCTAGGATTCAACTGCCCACAATTAATAGGCAACTAGTCCCAGAGAGGATGGGTAAATGGTGAAGTTATTGTCCCAGCAAACTACGAAAAATGATGTAGGCAGTCTTCCAGTAAATTTATGACTTGGATTTGAGTTTGAATATTACAACCTTAGCATATAAGACTTTTCACCCAACTTTACAATTCACAAACCACTACAAAATGTTGTATGATGTTCTGACTAGGTGTTTGAATTTCTTCTTAATAAGACAAAAGGAtatcatatttataattatttcagGCAAAAGTACATATGCACTTACATTTCTTTGCAGTTTGACTCTTCCAAACCAGATGGTTTCAAGTTATATGTATCCTCTAGCAACTTTTGCCCCTTCTCCAAAGAGTCCTCCAACCATTGAGATCCAATCACATACAACCTCTTATTCAGGAGAAAATGTTTCTCTGCAGTTGTGAAACTGTAGAAAGAATATctattactatttaaaaacaaaaaaattgaaatttctcCTTGAATATTTAACAGTGTGAATCACTTGCATAATCAGCAACATAGATTAAGTTTCTAGCATACTCTATtgtattatataatttcatcagcCATAACAGTCAATAGAGTCAAGTAATAAGTTAAGAACTATAACGAATAAAACAGAAGCACCACTACAACCAAAATGAGACAGTGGCAGTGACATATCTGAATCTTTCCAATACAAAAAAACTGACAAGATGATCAAACCATGAAATCTTCTGCGGCACAACAAATGCTTCCAATAATCATGTTGAATTGGTTTGGAAATATGCAATATGTCAtgtgagtatgggttatgagTCATGTGCAAAGATGCACcagctaaaaaacaaataattcaacTCGACTCGTCAAAGACCATTCTGAGATAAGTCATTGTATGTCTATTTATTCAGTACCCAGAAATATAATCACTTTCAATTTCCACCTAAATCTAGCAAATCAGATCCCGctgcatcaaataaaaaatgtgacTGTCATCTTAAATTGACAGTCATAATACATGAAATTGCCGCTTAAATTGACAGTCATAATACATGACTTATTCATGCAGCAAAGGCTATGCCCTCTGTAACACAATGTGTTGTGCTGCAACCCTACCAATAGGCTCactcttaaaatattatttaaacgaaaatagaaaaaacaaaagaactatCAATTTTGTTATTCCAACTGCTTGACTTTTGAAATGACTATAAAaccttttattgatttttattttaaaccaaCTTAGAAGGAATTTAAGTGAAAgacccaaaataaaatgaatgaagttACATTAGCCATTTTAAAAAGTTAGATAGCATTCAAACTTATAGTTAAAGATTCCGCATGAAAAGGAAGTGCAAGTTATCCAACAGTTTCAGCTGCCAAACACCCTTGATCATGCAGGAAAACAATCGATAACTTAGGAGTACCTTTTCACAAGGGAACCAAAATCCACATCAGATGCTGGTACATTCAGGACCACCAAATGAGTGGCATGAGCAATATTATTGCTGACTTTGCCACCACCCATGaaaatttcaagtttcaacCTCCTAAATGCAAGTCCCAACAAGGATTCCCAATCGGGTGTTCTTCAAGAAAAAGTGAATTTGCAAGAAAACAAGTCAACAACTCTTCAGATAATAAAGCATTCGACCACATAAAGGAAAGAAGATGTATTAATGGAGTTATAACAGTCATTAAATCTTACAAAGACTCTCTTGAAATGTGAAAATATACACAGCAGCCATGAAACAGAGACCATTTTTCCTCTGGACAGTACTTTTGCTTTAAGTCGTCTATGGCTTTGGCATCTTCTGATGCATTTATGTTGCTCAAAAGCTGGAaagaatcaaataaataaaataaattgaatcctCTCAAAATTCCATGTATCTATGTAGCAGTTCCAATACATCAACATAATATGATCAGAAATTAATGCTCCAAGTGTCCAAAAAggtgaaaagaataataaatgaatACAGTTTTACCTGTTTGATGTCTGAAAGATCAAGGTCCCAGTAGTAAGAATCAGAAAATTCATCAATTTCTTCGTGTAACTTCTTCTTTGAACCATCAGAGAGGAAAAGGAAGGACCTTCAAAAGGTATGTGTAGTCAAAAGCATTACCATCACAGCTTGTCatcaaaatggataaaaaaaaaaaaaacccactaagCAACGAATTAAATGAAGGCAGGACTCACTTTGGCTGCAATGGAAGGAGCTTCTTTTGCAAGCAGCAATCCAAGACCCATGAATAATGAATAATATCTCCGTGAAGCTTTGCTGCTTGATATTTAATCCCTGATACATACCcctctatattatttttctcctCCAAAAGAAGTGGTATTTATGAGAAACAAACAGTGTGTGATTGTGgtgagaaggagagagagaatggATGGAGGAGAGACCTTTGCTTTCAGCAGCTATACAATGGGTGACTGAGTTATTTAAATTCATTGAGAAAGTTCCCCCATTCTCAGCAACCATTTTGTGCAAGGATTCGAGAGAATTAGATGGAGGCACATTGACAAAGTCTGTACATGTTAAGGAAAGTTGCAAACATGGAAAAAGCAAGGGAAAAAGCTGATAATAGAGCATTGGAGGTTTAAAAACCATAAGGCAGCATAGTCCATAAAAGTGAAAATTTTCAAACTGAAAAAGTTTAGAGAATTTCTACTTCATCATATTTCAAAATGTGCTTCAGTCATAAGAGGCAAAGAAATGATAGCATGTAACAACTAGAAGAAGGATACAAAACatcatatttgaaaatatcaaagtttCCCCCTTGATGTCAGAAATATCAGTCTGAATTAAATGAGATGGAACAACAGACACactctttttctctcctttcctAGAGGATTTTATGTGTGTCGGTTTGCTATCTTGCACATCTCCGTacccttttcctttttgtgtGGTACCATTACTTGAATGTACTAGCTCTACAAATGCTGCAGTAAGAGAAAGGAAACAATTACCAAACTAACTTAAGCGAGCTAGACCCAAGTTCAATAggtcaaataataaatttatgcaGCGCCAGTGATGCATGGAAAATCTGAACACATTATGTGTCCTTACACTGCACATCAAGACATTCATGCCAAGGCTTGTCATATCTCACTCTGTCAATACGCGGAAATCTCAAGCTGTATGGGGCAGAAAACACCTGGAAATCAGAAAGTGAACTGAGTTCAGGCTTGATCAGACAGGTATAAGCTGGAGTTATGATCAAGGAAGCATAACACGATTTTCAAAGGACAAAAACATTATgttcttcaaaaaaaagaaaataaatcaaatttgacaCTTCTAAACTAGGAAGAACTTAAATACTAAAGTCACACATACCTCAGAACTTATAGTCCGAATATCACTGGTAATGGAAAGTATAATTGATCTACAAAATTTAGGAGCAAGAAACAAATATTATGGGCCAGAATAATATCAGTAGAATACAAATTCCATCCAATGTAACAGGAACCAGAACAGAAA
It contains:
- the LOC133674613 gene encoding DNA ligase 4; this translates as MASSSSSSSTEHTKFSILVSLFNWISKTKTSSRKRSKFRKFIDTFCSPSDYFSAVRLILPNLDRERGTYGLKESVLAVSLIEALGMSRDSPDALKLINWRKGGANATGANAGNFSLVAAEVLQRRQGTVSGGLTIEELNGLLDKLASSENRGDKTAVLAALINKTNTQEMKWIIMIILKDLKLGMSEKSVFHEFHPDAEDLFNVTCDLKLVCEKLRDRNQRHKRQDIEVGKAVRPQLAMRVSDAHAAWKKLHGKEVVVECKFDGDRIQIHKNGAEIHYFSRNFLDHSEYAHGMSDIIVQNVLDERCILDGEMLVWDTSLNRFAEFGSNQEIAKAARDGLDSDRQLCYVAFDILYVGDTSVIHQTLKERHELLRKVVKPVKGRLEILVPNGGLNAHRLPGEPYCSLIAYNVDDIEKFFKETIENRDEGIVLKDLGSKWEPSDRSGKWLKLKPEYIRAGSDLDVLIIGGYYGSGRRGGEVAQFLLGLAERPASNTYPRRFISFCRVGNGLSNEELDTVVSKLKPYFRKNEYPKNSPPSFYQVTNNSKERPDVWIENPDKSIILSITSDIRTISSEVFSAPYSLRFPRIDRVRYDKPWHECLDVQSFVELVHSSNGTTQKGKGYGDVQDSKPTHIKSSRKGEKKSVSVVPSHLIQTDISDIKGETLIFSNMMFYFVNVPPSNSLESLHKMVAENGGTFSMNLNNSVTHCIAAESKGIKYQAAKLHGDIIHYSWVLDCCLQKKLLPLQPKSFLFLSDGSKKKLHEEIDEFSDSYYWDLDLSDIKQLLSNINASEDAKAIDDLKQKYCPEEKWSLFHGCCVYFHISRESLTPDWESLLGLAFRRLKLEIFMGGGKVSNNIAHATHLVVLNVPASDVDFGSLVKSFTTAEKHFLLNKRLYVIGSQWLEDSLEKGQKLLEDTYNLKPSGLEESNCKEIVCDLDMEEATPISDGAKNQRLPSVTDSEAKEKGSKAALKDSNKLGLLEKETTRKRGRPAGGSTKKGKIGAGQARRTRARIVNKPAKISVEKSDESCSHDDKNEENDMSDGNEEIHGGKPAGGITKKRKMGAGLARRTRACIVNKPAKISEEKPDESCCHDEKSEENEMSEGSYEIHGGRPAGGSTRKGKIGAGQARRTRTRIANKPAKILEEKSEESCLHDDEIEENEMSEGNEEIHGPDSKYNLDIQQTKMVEDSESSWRGKAKEATAEENRHEEWLDKAPDVEMSGRYYDQVTEKPEKLEVMVDPVHAILMDMIPSLGMKKGETTNPTIDNEKQAEGPYAQSSLSMKKVENTTPTLDTEKPAENPSLLPVKKKVSYKDLAAKLLMN